The Streptomyces sp. NBC_00659 genomic interval GGCCCCGGGCGAACTCCCGGTCTACGTCGGGGCCGGCCGGTCCGAATGCCACAGGCGGTACGGCGAACAGTGCCGCTGCTCCCTCCAGCGCCGCGGGCAGACTCGACGAGTCGTCGAAGTCACCTCGGACGAGTTCGGCCCCGGCGGTTTCGAGTGACTTGGCGGTGCGTGTGGTCGTGTCTCGCACGAGTACGCGCACCGGTCTGCCGGCCGCCAGGAGCCGGCGTGCGGTGGCACCACCTTGTCGGCCGGTCGCACCGGTCACGACGACCAAGCGGTCAGTGGTCATGTCGTCCTCCGCCCCGGGATTGTAGGGAGGCATGGTGGGTCGGACCCGGGGTCGATGTGGAATGCTGCACCCGGTTGAGTCCGACGGACAAGGGGTTACGTGACATGACCGCAGCTCCCGAGGACGTCGGCAGGGCTGATGCCCGCCGCAACCGCATGAAGGTGCTCGCCGCTGCCTCGCGGGCGTTCGACGAGCACGGTCTGGACGTCTCGCTCGGCGCGATCGCACGGCAGGCGGGGGTCGGCGCCGGCACCGTGTACCGACACTTCCCCAGCAAGGAGATCCTGCTGGAGGCCGTACTCGTCCAGCAGATCGACAACCGAGTGGACGCCGCCCGACGGCGGGCGGCCCGCACCGACCCTGTCGCGGCGTTCTTCGGCTTCCTCCTGGAGGTCGTCGACATGTCCCAAGGGCGCAAGCATGCGTGCGACGCCTTGACCACGGAAACGAGCTGGCCGCGCCCCAACCTGGCGGCGTCGGCGCGACGGTTCCGGCAGGCTCTCGATGAACTGCTCCGCGCAGCCCAGCGGGCCGGCGGGGTCCGCACCGACGTCGGCGTGGACGATGTCGCCGCGCTCACCGTCGGGTGCGCGACGACATGGGCTGCCCACCGCGACCGGAACGGCGGCACCCGCATGGTGCGGCTGACGCTGGAGAGCCTGCGGAGTTCCGTATCCGTCACGGAAGGGCGGGTGTTTCGTGACGTGTCCGGCACGCTTGACGTGGCGCCACGGTGTGAGGAGTGCGGGACCCGGCTCGATGCCCGCTCCACCGGCCGCCCTGCCCGCTACTGCGGAGCGACTTGTCGACAGCGAGCACGTCGTCGTCGCCTCGGACCGGGAACGACCTCCTAGTGCCGAGGGAGTCCAGGCCGTTGACGCGAGCTTCACCGTGACCTGCCCCGGCGGTGACGTCTACGGCAGCGTGAGCACCGGGTTCGGCGATGCAGGTGCATCCCTGGCCTGTGGCGTGAACCCCCACACCAAGGAGCCCTGGGTCCAGGAGGCCTACCGGCTGACGTGCGGTCCGCTCAGATTCTGAGGAGCAGACCCGGTGGGCGGCACTGAAGTGGGACCGCCGGATCTGACGACGAACTACTGGCGCAGGACACTGGCGGAGGATGCTCGCTGGAATCGGAAGGCGCCACGTACTGCAATGCCCGGTGCCCGCGGCCGACGTTGCTGCTCCGATTCGGCATCCGTGATCACCGCCGGAATGCCGACCGGCCGATCCCATGAGCTGATAAGGCGTCAGCTCTGGCCCGATCGTCGGAGTCCGTCGGCACTGCTCTCCTTTCCGTGGGTTGTCGGTGTGTCGTTCATCGACAGGGGGAGCGGTGGGGCGTGACGGACGGCCGGGCTGGCGGTGGCGGCAACAGCGGTGACGAGCATCAAGGTGGCCAGCACGCAGAGGGAGCCCACCGGTCCGAGACCGGTGAGCAGGAAGCCGGCGCCGAGGGACGCGAGGGGCATGACTCCCCACGACAGGGTCATGGCCGCGCTGTTGACGCGCCCCAGCAACTCGTCGGGGACCAGGAGGGTCGCGTAGCTGATGATCACGACGTTCCACAGCGGTCCGACGAACGCGCAGGCGGCGCCGATGGCGCCGATCAGCAGGGGGCTGGAGGTGAACGCGAACAGCGGCAGAAGCGCGGCCCAGATCCAGTTGACTCCGAGGATGACGGTCTTGGGCGTGAAGTGGCGATGGAGCCTGCCCGCCGCGATTGCTCCCGCCAGGCCGCCGCCGCTGTAGATGCCGAGC includes:
- a CDS encoding TetR/AcrR family transcriptional regulator; amino-acid sequence: MTAAPEDVGRADARRNRMKVLAAASRAFDEHGLDVSLGAIARQAGVGAGTVYRHFPSKEILLEAVLVQQIDNRVDAARRRAARTDPVAAFFGFLLEVVDMSQGRKHACDALTTETSWPRPNLAASARRFRQALDELLRAAQRAGGVRTDVGVDDVAALTVGCATTWAAHRDRNGGTRMVRLTLESLRSSVSVTEGRVFRDVSGTLDVAPRCEECGTRLDARSTGRPARYCGATCRQRARRRRLGPGTTS
- a CDS encoding MFS transporter, coding for MQRRQLVIDDDLGSARNRSIGRRRPSESLWRAAIAGLRWIWRHPLIRAAILLIACSNLVFQALVLILVVLARHHGATPGTIGTMLGIYSGGGLAGAIAAGRLHRHFTPKTVILGVNWIWAALLPLFAFTSSPLLIGAIGAACAFVGPLWNVVIISYATLLVPDELLGRVNSAAMTLSWGVMPLASLGAGFLLTGLGPVGSLCVLATLMLVTAVAATASPAVRHAPPLPLSMNDTPTTHGKESSADGLRRSGQS